A portion of the Cellulophaga algicola DSM 14237 genome contains these proteins:
- a CDS encoding DUF349 domain-containing protein yields the protein MLDEKDEKLSNDSSNEESIDKNEVVVTPSENNTIDDIEATSKNTPEGSEELNEENIPEEDVLNEIDDSNAEDAEDTDNHQRHVIPLLDYHSMSMENLVGELQRLVKNEKVQAIRKHVDGIKYEFDLKFQEFLEHKKEEFVSNGGNEIDFKYNSVTKRQFNEVYSEYRDKKNQYHKSLENSLKDNLEKRLQIIENLKGLVNVEEDINTTYKNFKDLQESWRVAGPIPRNNYNDVWRTYHHHIEIFYDFLHLNRELRDLDFKRNLEEKEKLAERAEALKDVPDLNTAFQELQTLHKIWKEDIGPVDKDHREAIWERFSNATKALHNRRQGYFAELEKTYEVNLVKKHEIIEGIKVITTDVSKNHKGLQQQIKEIEALRENFFAAGKVPQKVNEKTWASFKDSVRDFNRQKNAFYKDQKKEQQDNLDQKRALLELALSLKDSEDTATATSEMKRIQNEWKKIGHVPRKFSDKIWKQFKDACNHYFDRLNASKNEAQKDELENFELKNTCLERLQGFNLSGNRNEDLNTIKGFIAEWKAIGRVPFNKKSINAKFNKILDALFKKLDIERQEAEMMKYGNKIQQITNGEDTEQALQRERTFIRRKIDESKSEVRQLENNLQFFSNASEDSPVVKDVIKKINSHKEDLETWKEKLKKLNILKNNLNKEAEEEIEDNSETETEA from the coding sequence ATGTTGGACGAGAAAGACGAGAAACTATCTAACGATAGTAGTAATGAAGAATCAATAGACAAGAATGAAGTTGTAGTTACACCTTCAGAAAACAATACTATTGATGATATAGAAGCAACTTCTAAAAACACTCCTGAGGGAAGCGAAGAACTTAATGAAGAGAACATTCCAGAAGAAGACGTTCTTAATGAAATTGACGATTCTAATGCTGAGGATGCTGAAGATACAGATAATCACCAAAGACATGTAATTCCACTTTTAGACTATCATTCAATGTCTATGGAAAATTTGGTGGGCGAGTTACAACGTTTGGTTAAAAATGAAAAAGTACAAGCCATCAGAAAACATGTTGATGGTATTAAATACGAGTTTGATTTAAAATTTCAAGAATTTTTAGAACATAAAAAAGAAGAGTTTGTTAGTAATGGCGGTAATGAAATAGATTTTAAATATAATTCTGTTACCAAAAGACAATTCAACGAAGTATATTCTGAGTATAGAGATAAGAAAAATCAATACCACAAGAGTCTTGAAAACAGCTTAAAAGACAATCTAGAAAAAAGACTTCAAATTATTGAAAACTTAAAAGGTTTGGTTAATGTAGAAGAAGACATTAATACGACCTATAAGAATTTTAAAGATTTACAAGAAAGCTGGCGTGTAGCTGGCCCTATTCCTAGAAATAACTATAATGATGTATGGCGCACTTACCATCATCATATTGAAATCTTCTATGATTTTCTACATCTTAATCGTGAATTGAGAGATTTAGATTTTAAACGTAATCTAGAAGAAAAAGAAAAACTAGCAGAAAGAGCTGAGGCTCTTAAGGATGTTCCAGATCTAAATACAGCTTTTCAAGAATTACAGACCCTACATAAAATCTGGAAAGAAGATATTGGCCCTGTAGACAAGGATCATAGAGAAGCAATATGGGAACGTTTTAGCAATGCAACAAAAGCTTTACACAATAGAAGACAAGGTTACTTTGCTGAGCTTGAAAAAACTTATGAAGTAAATCTGGTTAAAAAACATGAGATTATTGAAGGTATAAAAGTTATTACCACTGATGTTTCTAAAAACCATAAAGGACTACAACAACAGATTAAAGAGATTGAAGCATTACGTGAAAATTTCTTTGCTGCTGGAAAAGTACCACAAAAGGTAAATGAAAAAACTTGGGCGTCTTTTAAAGACAGCGTTCGAGATTTTAACAGACAAAAAAATGCTTTCTATAAAGACCAAAAGAAAGAACAACAAGATAATCTGGATCAAAAAAGAGCTTTATTAGAGCTTGCGTTATCATTAAAAGACAGTGAAGATACTGCTACGGCAACTTCTGAAATGAAACGTATACAGAATGAGTGGAAAAAAATTGGTCATGTCCCTCGTAAATTTTCTGATAAAATTTGGAAACAATTTAAAGATGCGTGCAACCATTATTTCGATCGCTTAAATGCTAGTAAAAATGAAGCACAAAAAGACGAATTAGAGAATTTTGAGCTTAAAAACACCTGTTTAGAGCGTTTGCAAGGATTTAATTTATCTGGCAATAGAAATGAAGATCTTAATACTATAAAAGGTTTCATAGCAGAATGGAAAGCTATTGGTCGTGTACCCTTCAATAAGAAAAGTATTAATGCTAAGTTTAATAAGATCTTAGATGCTTTATTCAAGAAGCTAGACATAGAACGTCAAGAAGCTGAAATGATGAAGTATGGCAATAAGATTCAGCAAATTACTAATGGTGAAGATACAGAGCAAGCATTACAGAGAGAACGCACTTTTATTCGTCGTAAAATTGACGAAAGTAAAAGTGAAGTTCGCCAGTTAGAGAATAATTTACAATTCTTTTCTAATGCATCTGAGGATAGTCCCGTTGTTAAAGATGTGATTAAAAAAATTAATTCACATAAAGAGGATTTAGAAACCTGGAAAGAGAAATTAAAAAAGCTCAACATTCTTAAAAATAATTTAAATAAAGAAGCCGAAGAAGAAATTGAAGATAACTCTGAAACCGAAACTGAAGCATAA
- a CDS encoding shikimate dehydrogenase family protein — MEKIESKIRFGLIGKDIDYSFSRAYFTQKFKDLNLDTYSYENFDFQDIKELDAVLKSNSNIKGFNVTIPYKEEVFPFLSSIDEKAKEIGAVNTIKYTEDGLKGYNTDYYGFQKSIEPFIKEHHKKALILGTGGASKAIAFVFKEFGIEYTFVSRRKKENQFTYQELTQEIIEDYTVIVNCSPVGTFPDITKKPAIPYQFIGKKHLLFDLIYNPEKTAFLASGEARGAQIKNGDKMLELQAEKAWEIWNS; from the coding sequence ATGGAAAAAATAGAAAGTAAAATCCGTTTTGGGTTAATAGGAAAAGATATAGACTACTCATTCTCTAGAGCTTATTTCACACAAAAGTTTAAGGATTTGAATTTAGATACATATTCTTATGAAAATTTTGATTTTCAAGACATTAAAGAATTAGATGCTGTTTTAAAAAGTAATTCTAATATTAAAGGTTTCAATGTTACTATACCTTATAAAGAAGAAGTTTTCCCGTTTCTATCAAGTATAGATGAAAAAGCTAAAGAGATTGGCGCCGTTAATACTATAAAATATACAGAAGACGGATTAAAGGGGTACAATACAGATTATTACGGATTTCAAAAATCCATAGAGCCCTTTATTAAAGAGCATCATAAAAAAGCACTAATATTAGGAACTGGAGGCGCTTCAAAAGCTATCGCTTTTGTATTTAAAGAGTTTGGTATTGAATACACTTTTGTCTCTAGAAGGAAAAAAGAAAATCAATTTACCTATCAAGAACTTACCCAGGAGATTATAGAAGATTATACCGTAATTGTAAACTGCTCTCCTGTGGGTACATTTCCAGATATCACAAAAAAACCAGCAATTCCATACCAATTTATCGGTAAAAAGCATTTGTTATTTGACCTGATATATAATCCCGAAAAGACTGCTTTTTTAGCTTCTGGAGAAGCGCGAGGAGCTCAAATTAAAAATGGAGATAAAATGCTAGAATTACAAGCTGAAAAAGCTTGGGAAATATGGAATAGCTAA
- a CDS encoding DUF368 domain-containing protein: MHAPRTFSDKFWLVIKGLCMGAANKVPGVSGGIVAFVGGFYEEFIYSLQKINIKSFKLLVNGRFKSFYQYINGQFLTLLIFGMLVSYFSISKLLDYFLAYKELYVWSAFFGMIIGSIYYISKDFDHWNKKTIPAGLFGLILGIAISFLNPATQNDNLIFIFFCGMISVSGMTLPGLSGSFILILLGNYVLLLVDSVNALYDTFSEILQGDFSFTQNHKRLNTLKILAVFTTGSAVGLVTLSHLLTYLLKHFKHITTAIIIGFITGSLGVVWPWKKTILKTAADGTLQVDSNGNQIIVNYERYFPELTSAETWWAFLFVLIGVFILLGLDWYGKNRK, encoded by the coding sequence ATGCATGCACCTAGAACATTTTCCGATAAGTTTTGGCTTGTCATTAAAGGCTTGTGTATGGGTGCGGCAAACAAAGTACCAGGAGTTTCTGGTGGTATTGTTGCATTTGTGGGTGGTTTCTATGAAGAATTTATTTACTCCCTTCAAAAAATAAATATAAAATCTTTTAAACTTTTAGTAAATGGAAGGTTTAAAAGTTTTTACCAATATATAAACGGACAGTTTTTAACATTGTTGATTTTCGGAATGCTTGTCAGTTATTTTAGCATTTCAAAATTACTAGATTACTTCCTCGCCTATAAAGAACTTTATGTTTGGTCTGCATTCTTCGGAATGATTATTGGGTCTATTTATTATATTTCCAAAGATTTTGACCATTGGAATAAGAAAACTATTCCTGCTGGCTTATTTGGTTTAATTCTAGGTATTGCGATTAGTTTTTTAAATCCCGCTACACAAAATGACAACCTAATATTTATCTTCTTTTGCGGAATGATTAGCGTTTCTGGAATGACCTTGCCAGGTCTGTCTGGATCTTTTATCCTTATTTTACTTGGAAATTACGTACTCCTCTTGGTAGACTCTGTCAATGCCTTATACGATACTTTTTCTGAAATTTTACAAGGTGATTTTTCATTTACTCAAAACCACAAAAGGCTAAACACACTAAAAATACTAGCTGTTTTTACAACAGGTTCAGCCGTAGGTTTGGTAACACTATCCCACCTACTTACCTATTTATTAAAACATTTTAAACACATTACAACAGCAATTATCATTGGCTTTATTACAGGCTCCTTAGGTGTTGTATGGCCATGGAAAAAAACAATTTTGAAAACAGCTGCAGATGGCACTTTGCAGGTAGATTCTAATGGTAATCAAATAATAGTTAATTACGAAAGATATTTTCCCGAGTTAACAAGTGCAGAAACTTGGTGGGCATTTTTATTTGTGCTGATAGGGGTTTTTATTCTTTTAGGTTTAGATTGGTATGGAAAAAATAGAAAGTAA
- a CDS encoding tetratricopeptide repeat protein, whose amino-acid sequence MALDAEEKPSQPITKFESMLKTDDVYFFDSEDFEDIIHHYLNNGKIALAKKAIKIGLQQHPAAAELKLLQIEVFVFENKLEEAEKMLDDLQQLDQHNEEIYIQRANIFSKKDDHLGAINLLEKALDLTDDGFDIYSLLGMEYLFMDDFEMAKKSFMKCVEFDDEDYSSLYNVIYCFEFLEEYDGAILYLNKYLEDNPYSEVAWHQLGKQYFSKKMYKEALSAFDFAIISDDTFIGAYFEKGKVLEKLGLYNEAIENYETTIKIEDPTSHAYLRIGKCHEKLGNTELAKYYFYHTVHEDPLLDKGWLAITDFYYRLKNYEKAAYYINKATNIDGENPIYWKKSGKISAALHKYDEADFAFKQAIDFGNYELDTWLQWAYVVEKNKDFESAITILTQAKEFHPEDAEILFKLSGNYSLMGDLEMAKKYIAQALILNPKGLDNFQINFPNFCTTEWMQNILEQYKNASK is encoded by the coding sequence ATGGCATTAGATGCAGAGGAAAAACCGAGCCAACCGATTACCAAGTTTGAATCCATGTTAAAGACGGATGATGTCTATTTTTTTGACTCAGAAGATTTTGAGGATATTATACATCATTACCTAAACAATGGTAAAATTGCCTTAGCAAAAAAGGCAATCAAAATAGGCTTACAACAACATCCAGCTGCAGCTGAGTTAAAACTCTTGCAAATAGAAGTTTTTGTTTTTGAAAACAAGCTTGAAGAAGCAGAAAAAATGTTAGATGATTTACAACAGCTAGATCAACACAATGAAGAAATTTACATTCAACGTGCAAATATTTTTTCTAAAAAAGATGATCATTTAGGGGCCATAAATTTATTAGAAAAAGCATTAGACTTAACCGATGATGGTTTTGACATCTATTCCTTATTAGGTATGGAGTATCTTTTTATGGATGATTTTGAAATGGCCAAAAAGAGTTTCATGAAATGTGTTGAGTTTGATGATGAAGATTACTCATCCTTATACAACGTAATTTATTGTTTTGAGTTCTTAGAAGAATATGATGGTGCTATTTTATATCTCAATAAATATTTAGAAGATAATCCATATTCTGAAGTTGCATGGCATCAATTAGGAAAACAATATTTTTCTAAAAAAATGTATAAAGAAGCATTAAGTGCTTTTGATTTCGCCATTATTTCTGACGATACATTTATAGGGGCTTATTTTGAGAAAGGAAAAGTATTAGAAAAACTTGGCTTATATAATGAAGCTATAGAAAATTACGAAACCACAATTAAAATAGAAGACCCTACATCACATGCGTATTTGCGTATTGGAAAATGCCATGAAAAATTAGGTAACACAGAATTGGCTAAATATTATTTTTATCATACAGTACATGAAGACCCCTTACTGGATAAAGGTTGGCTAGCCATTACAGATTTCTATTACCGTTTAAAAAATTACGAAAAAGCTGCTTATTATATTAATAAAGCAACTAATATAGACGGTGAAAACCCTATCTATTGGAAAAAAAGTGGTAAAATAAGTGCTGCATTGCATAAATATGATGAAGCCGATTTTGCTTTTAAGCAAGCAATTGACTTTGGTAATTATGAACTAGATACTTGGTTACAATGGGCTTATGTCGTAGAAAAAAACAAAGATTTTGAATCTGCTATTACCATACTTACTCAAGCAAAAGAATTTCATCCTGAAGATGCAGAAATTTTATTTAAGCTTTCTGGTAATTACAGCTTAATGGGAGACCTAGAAATGGCTAAAAAATATATTGCTCAAGCCTTAATTTTAAACCCGAAAGGTTTAGATAATTTTCAAATTAATTTCCCAAATTTCTGTACGACAGAATGGATGCAAAACATATTAGAACAATATAAAAACGCTTCCAAATAA
- a CDS encoding DUF368 domain-containing protein, translating to MENRNLLQYFFITLKGMAMGAADVVPGVSGGTIAFISGIYEELIDSINNVNLSLFKTLQKEGLKSFWKQLNGDFLVALFLGIGISVLSLAKGISWLLLNEPVLLWSFFFGLVVASILFVGKSVEKWNVATILMLIIGTGLAYYITTLPPSENTGSMPFLFLSGALAICAMILPGISGAFILVLLGSYKVILDAVHEYDLKIIGTVGLGAFFGLLSFARLLKWMFKHYKDLTLAVLTGFILGSLNKIWPWKKILETRVFGDKVITVDEQSISPFTYEGDNQLMFAILLAIIGFSLILLLEKLASKK from the coding sequence ATGGAAAATCGCAATTTATTACAGTACTTTTTTATCACCTTGAAAGGAATGGCTATGGGCGCTGCAGATGTAGTCCCTGGCGTATCTGGTGGTACTATCGCATTTATTTCAGGTATTTACGAAGAGTTAATTGATTCTATTAATAATGTAAATCTGTCACTTTTTAAAACACTTCAAAAAGAAGGGTTAAAGAGTTTTTGGAAACAACTTAATGGTGATTTTTTAGTAGCCTTATTTCTAGGTATTGGTATTAGCGTACTTTCATTAGCTAAAGGAATAAGTTGGCTACTTTTAAACGAACCTGTGCTTTTATGGTCTTTCTTTTTTGGACTTGTTGTCGCGAGTATTTTATTCGTAGGCAAATCTGTAGAAAAATGGAACGTAGCAACAATACTTATGCTTATCATTGGCACTGGTCTTGCTTATTATATAACTACGCTACCACCTTCTGAAAATACGGGTAGTATGCCTTTCTTATTTTTATCAGGAGCGCTAGCAATATGTGCCATGATTTTACCTGGTATTTCAGGAGCTTTTATTCTCGTCCTTTTAGGGTCTTATAAAGTAATCCTCGATGCTGTTCACGAGTATGATTTAAAAATTATAGGTACTGTAGGTTTAGGTGCATTTTTTGGATTATTGAGTTTCGCGAGACTTCTAAAGTGGATGTTTAAACATTATAAAGATTTAACATTAGCGGTACTTACAGGCTTTATTCTAGGTTCCTTAAATAAAATATGGCCTTGGAAGAAAATTTTAGAAACAAGAGTTTTTGGCGATAAAGTTATTACTGTTGACGAACAAAGCATTTCTCCTTTTACTTATGAAGGAGACAACCAATTAATGTTTGCTATTCTATTAGCTATTATTGGCTTTTCTTTAATATTACTCTTAGAAAAATTAGCCTCTAAAAAGTAA